In Rutidosis leptorrhynchoides isolate AG116_Rl617_1_P2 chromosome 2, CSIRO_AGI_Rlap_v1, whole genome shotgun sequence, one genomic interval encodes:
- the LOC139894595 gene encoding uncharacterized protein, giving the protein MDCVKRWCKLLRTKDKPKSSPRKEVRSNGKEGLRVTSDEAPSTATKQKVEAAKQYIEKHYKEQMKNLNERKERRHVLEKKLADSEVTEEEQNNLLKHLEKKETEYMRLQRHKMGADDFEPLTMIGKGAFGEVRICREKTTGNVYAMKKLKKSEMLRRGQVEHVKAERNLLAEVDSNCIVKLYCSFQDDEYLYLIMEYLPGGDMMTLLMRKDTLTEDEARFYVGETVLAIESIHKHNYIHRDIKPDNLLLDKFGHMKLSDFGLCKPLDCTNLQEKDFSGANNLSGALQSDGRPAVPKRTQQEQLQHWQRNRRMLAYSTVGTPDYIAPEVLLKKGYGMECDWWSLGAIMYEMLVGYPPFYSDEPMHTCRKIVNWRTHLKFPEEAKLSPEAKDLICKLLCNVEKRLGTKGAYEIKAHTWFKGIEWEKLYQIEAAFIPEVNDELDTQNFEKFEEGDNQIPSSTKSGPWRKMLSSKDVNFMGYTYKNFEIVNEHEVPGIAELKKKSSKPKRPTVKSLFKEETDSTSSQTQGSFLNLLPCQLDVSKQKESK; this is encoded by the exons ATGGATTGTGTAAAACGTTGGTGTAAATTGTTACGAACGAAAGATAAGCCTAAATCTTCACCGAGAAAAGAAGTTAGGAGTAATGGAAAGGAAGGTCTAAGAGTAACAAGTGATGAAGCACCTTCAACTGCCACTAAACAGAAGGTTGAAGCTGCCAAACAATATATAGAAAAACACTACAAGGAACAAATGAAGAATCTAAATGAGCGAAAAGAACG GCGTCACGTACTTGAGAAGAAGTTGGCTGATTCAGAGGTAACAGAAGAAGAACAGAACAATTTACTTAAACATCTGGAGAAGAAAGAAACTGAATATATGCGACTTCAGAGGCATAAAATGGGCGCTGATGATTTTGAGCCATTGACAATGATAGGAAAGGGTGCATTTGGAGAG GTTAGAATATGCAGGGAGAAAACAACTGGCAATGTATATGCAATGAAAAAGCTTAAAAAATCTGAAATGCTTCGCAGAGGCCAG GTTGAGCACGTGAAAGCAGAAAGGAACCTACTTGCAGAGGTTGATAGCAATTGCATTGTTAAACTTTATTGTTCTTTTCAAGATGACGAATATCTGTATCTCATAATGGAATATTTACCCGGAGGAGATATGATGACTTTACTGATGCGAAAGGATACGTTGACTGAAGATGAAGCTAGGTTTTATGTTGGGGAAACTGTTCTGGCAATCGAGTCAATTCATAAACATAATTATATTCATAG GGATATTAAACCTGATAACTTGCTGCTTGATAAATTTGGGCATATGAAGTTGTCAGATTTTGGATTGTGTAAACCATTAGACTGTACCAATCTTCAAGAAAAGGATTTTTCTGGGGCGAATAATTTAAGTGGGGCCCTTCAAAGTGATGGGCGCCCAGCAGTACCCAAGCGTACTCAACAGGAGCAACTTCAGCATTGGCAGAGGAATAGGAGGATGCTT GCTTATTCGACTGTTGGTACTCCTGATTATATTGCTCCAGAAGTTTTGCTGAAGAAAGGATATGGAATGGAATGTGATTG GTGGTCTCTTGGAGCAATCATGTATGAAATGCTTGTTGGATACCCACCCTTCTATTCAGATGAGCCAATGCATACATGTAGAAAG ATAGTGAATTGGAGAACTCATTTAAAATTTCCCGAAGAGGCTAAATTGTCTCCCGAGGCAAAAGATCTTATCTGTAAACTTCTTTGCAATGTTGAAAAGAGGCTTGGAACTAAAGGGGCTTATGAAATAAAG GCACACACATGGTTCAAGGGAATAGAATGGGAAAAATTGTATCAGATTGAAGCTGCATTTATTCCAGAAGTAAATGATGAGCTGGATACCCAAAATTTTGAGAAATTTGAAGAG GGGGACAACCAAATTCCATCTTCAACAAAATCAGGTCCTTGGAGAAAG ATGCTCTCTTCTAAGGATGTTAACTTTATGGGGTACACATATAAGAACTTCGAAATCGTAAATGAACATGAAGTCCCAGGAATTG CTGAGTTGAAGAAGAAAAGTTCAAAGCCTAAGAGGCCTACAGTGAAGTCCCTTTTTA